Proteins found in one Carassius auratus strain Wakin chromosome 12, ASM336829v1, whole genome shotgun sequence genomic segment:
- the cmn gene encoding calymmin isoform X6, with translation MFRWMLLRMMLLLWMTNVTLQGGTGYKPQNPNGGAAQMSPKDYGLGPNSNSANMKGNGYPVNKGIGSYGGAQNKPGYGGRPPYGGTGIGMINQHALKQRGGYGNGNGYRAPSYGGYSNLMGAHPQKGVGLAADKGQGTKSGGYGIAAGYTNGGATKAQQGYGGYANGAKQPNTGSSLQNMGYHNAGTKGPKPGYGAKAGTSHGQGTKPNGYGGYANGGAAKQPNTGSSLQNMGYPSGGPKGPKTAYGAKAGYSNGQGAIPNGSSLQNMGYPNGGTQGPKPGSSSKGYGAKAGPSKVQEAKPNGSSLQNMGYPNGGTKGPKPGYGAKAGPSSVQGAKPNGYGGYANGGAVKQPNTGSYLQNMGYPNGGTKGPKPGYGGYANGGGARQPNTGSSQNMGYPNGGTKGPKPGYGGYANGGVARQPNTGSFLQNMGYPNGGTKGPKPGYGAKAGPSNGQGAKPGYGVPGHMSKRPYKAANSGYMPVTVGKQGVPGGKGPKGEILSPETPSHLPLTSNTKGVLPAERVPNTGLLPQQTKDLPPVLQQTKGQNLNAPLQQGKDPNSMGPQFAPKPFMQGSGFYKPSKAYKLPTPVIPQNKASKPAAPAIPQAIPAQDSAPIPQTNSPQTSQTATLEQGQVLSQEQTVNPVILQPQVPLMPNAAVPQITSEMQQTKIQSNPALPQMKNPSKTNPELTGLGQPNGQVQGAIPSKPDCGPGGRPNGQWVKLPSPGSGYPNGKGEVSSQPGYEGYGNKFNKPAGPHGGQPIGFGSKGKSPAKYAQNFSGIGGLPFGSHSGYQTNPSGQYGNEGQRYGAKPYNPQALGKHGYGSLPYNSQPLLPESVAKSSGKYDFGGLPYNGQPLGYGSDKSSGKYGQKGLHYGGQPFDLRPDAMSGKYGSPESLYNPESLSLSGDAKSAKYGNPAVSYELLGPVTDGQSVEENRSLEALHQGPEIDGHKSIDQFGDGEVPPHPDTPGVEEANAQSINKYGTGDYTDGRVQAEVVSFPGVPTVGPAPHIPAVTSFDTTLDGSSLAPVSDVSAVSEVPFSPTFPHPELPTLKQQPAPPQQIHLQQHLKFHFHPQGNSQTGKEGKYKLNGFFGNKYQG, from the exons ATGTTTAGATGGATGCTTCTAAGAATGATGTTATTGCTCTGGATGACAAACGTAACACTTCAGGGCGGCACAG ggTACAAACCTCAAAATCCAAATGGTGGTGCAGCACAAATGTCACCTAAAG attatggTTTGGGTCCAAATAGCAACTCAGCAAATATGAAAGGAAACG gttaTCCTGTTAACAAAGGTATAG GTTCATATGGGGGTGCACAAAATAAGCCTGGATACGGAGGTCGTCCCCCGTATG GTGGAACAGGCATTGGAATGATTAACCAACATGCATTGAAGCAGAGGGGAG GTTATGGAAATGGTAATGGCTACAGAGCTCCATCTTATGGGG GCTACAGCAATTTAATGGGTGCTCATCCCCAGAAAGGAGTTGGTCTAG CAGCAGACAAGGGACAAGGGACAAAATCTGGAG GATATGGCATCGCTGCAGGATATACCAATGGTGGGGCGACCAAGGCACAACAAG GATATGGAGGATATGCTAATGGAGCTAAGCAACCTAATACAG GCTCTTCTCTTCAAAATATGGGGTATCACAATGCTGGAACCAAGGGACCTAAACCAG GATATGGTGCTAAAGCTGGAACTTCACATGGACAAGGAACCAAGCCTAATG GATATGGAGGATATGCCAATGGAGGTGCAGCTAAGCAACCTAATACAG GCTCTTCTCTTCAAAATATGGGTTATCCCAGTGGTGGACCCAAGGGTCCTAAGACAG CATATGGTGCTAAAGCTGGATACTCAAATGGACAAGGAGCCATTCCTAATG gCTCTTCTCTTCAAAATATGGGGTATCCCAATGGGGGAACGCAAGGACCTAAACCAG GCTCTTCTTCAAAAGGATATGGTGCTAAAGCTGGACCCTCAAAAGTACAAGAGGCCAAGCCTAATG GCTCTTCTCTTCAAAATATGGGGTATCCCAATGGTGGAACCAAGGGCCCTAAACCAG GATATGGTGCTAAAGCTGGACCCTCAAGTGTACAAGGAGCCAAGCCTAATG GATATGGAGGTTATGCTAACGGAGGTGCTGTTAAACAACCTAATACAG GCTCTTACCTTCAAAATATGGGGTATCCCAATGGGGGAACCAAAGGACCCAAACCAG GATATGGAGGATATGCTAACGGAGGAGGAGCTAGGCAACCTAACACAG GATCTTCTCAAAATATGGGGTATCCCAATGGCGGAACCAAGGGACCTaaaccag GATATGGAGGATATGCTAATGGAGGAGTAGCTAGGCAACCTAACACAG GCTCTTTTCTCCAAAATATGGGTTATCCCAACGGAGGAACCAAAGGACCTAAACCAG GATATGGTGCTAAAGCTGGACCCTCAAATGGACAAGGAGCCAAGCCTG GTTACGGTGTTCCTGGACATATGTCAAAAAGACCTTATAAAGCAGCTAATTCAG GATATATGCCTGTAACCGTTGGGAAACAGGGTGTTCCTGGTGGAAAAGGACCTAAAGGGGAGATTTTAAGCCCTGAAACACCAAGTCATCTCCCACTAACATCTAACACCAAGGGTGTTTTACCAGCTGAGCGTGTGCCAAATACAGGATTGCTTCCACAACAAACTAAAGACCTTCCACCAGTCCTGCAACAAACAAAAGGACAAAATCTTAATGCACCACTTCAACAGGGCAAAGACCCCAACTCTATGGGACCTCAGTTTGCTCCAAAGCCATTTATGCAAGGTTCAGGATTTTATAAACCTAGTAAAGCTTATAAACTGCCCACACCTGTAATTCCACAAAACAAAGCTTCAAAACCTGCTGCACCAGCAATCCCTCAAGCAATCCCTGCACAAGACTCAGCTCCCATTCCTCAGACAAATTCTCCTCAAACATCACAGACAGCTACACTAGAGCAGGGACAAGTGCTGTCACAGGAGCAAACCGTCAATCCAGTGATACTACAGCCACAGGTGCCTCTGATGCCAAACGCAGCTGTTCCTCAAATAACTTCAGAGATGCAACAAACCAAGATTCAGTCAAACCCAGCTTTGCCTCAAATGAAGAATCCATCAAAAACAAATCCTG aactCACTGGTCTAGGACAACCTAATGGACAGGTGCAGGGAGCTATACCTTCAAAGCCTg attgtgGACCTGGTGGACGACCTAATGGACAATGGGTCAAACTTCCAAGTCCTG GGTCTGGGTATCCCAACGGAAAAGGAGAAGTGTCATCACAACCAG GTTATGAAGGATATGGAAACAAATTCAATAAGCCAG CTGGACCACACGGTGGGCAGCCAATAGGATTCGGATCTAAGGGAAAATCTCCGGCAAAATATG CTCAAAATTTTTCAGGAATCGGTGGACTTCCATTTGGTTCCCATAGTGGATATCAAACCAACCCCTCTGGACAATATG GTAATGAAGGACAGCGCTATGGAGCTAAACCCTATAATCCTCAAGCACTGGGAAAACACG GATATGGTAGTTTACCGTACAACTCTCAACCTCTTCTACCAGAGTCTGTTGCCAAATCATCTGGTAAATATG ACTTTGGAGGGTTACCCTACAATGGTCAGCCACTTGGATATGGTTCTGACAAGTCGTCTGGAAAATAtg GACAAAAGGGTCTTCATTATGGTGGTCAGCCATTTGATCTCAGGCCTGATGCAATGTCTGGGAAATATG GTTCTCCAGAATCCTTGTATAATCCAGAATCGC tcaGTCTCAGTGGCGATGCTAAATCTGCTAAATATG GTAATCCAGCAGTGTCATATGAGCTCCTTGGCCCTGTGACTGATGGTCAATCTGTTGAAG aaaacagaagcCTGGAGGCTTTGCACCAAGGTCCTGAGATTGATGGACACAAATCCATTGACCAGTTTG gagATGGAGAGGTTCCACCCCATCCTGATACTCCAGGAGTTGAAGAGGCGAATGCACAATCCATAAACAAATACG GAACGGGTGATTATACTGATGGAAGAGTACAAGCTgaag TTGTCTCTTTCCCTGGTGTTCCCACTGTGGGCCCCGCTCCTCACATCCCTGCTGTCACCTCATTTGACACCACACTGGATGGTTCCTCCCTGGCCCCTGTCTCTGATGTGTCTGCTGTTTCTGAGGTGCCCTTCTCACCCACATTCCCTCACCCTGAGCTGCCCACTCTAAAGCAGCAGCCAGCCCCACCACAACAGATTCACCTCCAGCAGCACCTCAAGTTCCACTTCCACCCACAGGGCAACTCCCAGACAG GAAAGGAAGGCAAATACAAATTGAATGGTTTCTTTGGAAATAAATACCAAG GATAA
- the cmn gene encoding calymmin isoform X5 has product MFRWMLLRMMLLLWMTNVTLQGGTGYKPQNPNGGAAQMSPKDYGLGPNSNSANMKGNGYPVNKGIGSYGGAQNKPGYGGRPPYGGTGIGMINQHALKQRGGYGNGNGYRAPSYGGYSNLMGAHPQKGVGLAADKGQGTKSGGYGIAAGYTNGGATKAQQGYGGYANGAKQPNTGSSLQNMGYHNAGTKGPKPGYGAKAGTSHGQGTKPNGYGGYANGGAAKQPNTGSSLQNMGYPSGGPKGPKTAYGAKAGYSNGQGAIPNGSSLQNMGYPNGGTQGPKPGSSSKGYGAKAGPSKVQEAKPNGSSLQNMGYPNGGTKGPKPGYGAKAGPSSVQGAKPNGYGGYANGGAVKQPNTGSYLQNMGYPNGGTKGPKPGYGGYANGGGARQPNTGSSQNMGYPNGGTKGPKPGYGGYANGGVARQPNTGSFLQNMGYPNGGTKGPKPGYGAKAGPSNGQGAKPGYGVPGHMSKRPYKAANSGYMPVTVGKQGVPGGKGPKGEILSPETPSHLPLTSNTKGVLPAERVPNTGLLPQQTKDLPPVLQQTKGQNLNAPLQQGKDPNSMGPQFAPKPFMQGSGFYKPSKAYKLPTPVIPQNKASKPAAPAIPQAIPAQDSAPIPQTNSPQTSQTATLEQGQVLSQEQTVNNAAVPQITSEMQQTKIQSNPALPQMKNPSKTNPELTGLGQPNGQVQGAIPSKPDCGPGGRPNGQWVKLPSPGSGYPNGKGEVSSQPGIGGYPAHGINNGYKAGYEGYGNKFNKPAGPHGGQPIGFGSKGKSPAKYAQNFSGIGGLPFGSHSGYQTNPSGQYGNEGQRYGAKPYNPQALGKHGYGSLPYNSQPLLPESVAKSSGKYDFGGLPYNGQPLGYGSDKSSGKYGQKGLHYGGQPFDLRPDAMSGKYGSPESLYNPESLSLSGDAKSAKYGNPAVSYELLGPVTDGQSVEENRSLEALHQGPEIDGHKSIDQFGDGEVPPHPDTPGVEEANAQSINKYGTGDYTDGRVQAEVVSFPGVPTVGPAPHIPAVTSFDTTLDGSSLAPVSDVSAVSEVPFSPTFPHPELPTLKQQPAPPQQIHLQQHLKFHFHPQGNSQTGKEGKYKLNGFFGNKYQG; this is encoded by the exons ATGTTTAGATGGATGCTTCTAAGAATGATGTTATTGCTCTGGATGACAAACGTAACACTTCAGGGCGGCACAG ggTACAAACCTCAAAATCCAAATGGTGGTGCAGCACAAATGTCACCTAAAG attatggTTTGGGTCCAAATAGCAACTCAGCAAATATGAAAGGAAACG gttaTCCTGTTAACAAAGGTATAG GTTCATATGGGGGTGCACAAAATAAGCCTGGATACGGAGGTCGTCCCCCGTATG GTGGAACAGGCATTGGAATGATTAACCAACATGCATTGAAGCAGAGGGGAG GTTATGGAAATGGTAATGGCTACAGAGCTCCATCTTATGGGG GCTACAGCAATTTAATGGGTGCTCATCCCCAGAAAGGAGTTGGTCTAG CAGCAGACAAGGGACAAGGGACAAAATCTGGAG GATATGGCATCGCTGCAGGATATACCAATGGTGGGGCGACCAAGGCACAACAAG GATATGGAGGATATGCTAATGGAGCTAAGCAACCTAATACAG GCTCTTCTCTTCAAAATATGGGGTATCACAATGCTGGAACCAAGGGACCTAAACCAG GATATGGTGCTAAAGCTGGAACTTCACATGGACAAGGAACCAAGCCTAATG GATATGGAGGATATGCCAATGGAGGTGCAGCTAAGCAACCTAATACAG GCTCTTCTCTTCAAAATATGGGTTATCCCAGTGGTGGACCCAAGGGTCCTAAGACAG CATATGGTGCTAAAGCTGGATACTCAAATGGACAAGGAGCCATTCCTAATG gCTCTTCTCTTCAAAATATGGGGTATCCCAATGGGGGAACGCAAGGACCTAAACCAG GCTCTTCTTCAAAAGGATATGGTGCTAAAGCTGGACCCTCAAAAGTACAAGAGGCCAAGCCTAATG GCTCTTCTCTTCAAAATATGGGGTATCCCAATGGTGGAACCAAGGGCCCTAAACCAG GATATGGTGCTAAAGCTGGACCCTCAAGTGTACAAGGAGCCAAGCCTAATG GATATGGAGGTTATGCTAACGGAGGTGCTGTTAAACAACCTAATACAG GCTCTTACCTTCAAAATATGGGGTATCCCAATGGGGGAACCAAAGGACCCAAACCAG GATATGGAGGATATGCTAACGGAGGAGGAGCTAGGCAACCTAACACAG GATCTTCTCAAAATATGGGGTATCCCAATGGCGGAACCAAGGGACCTaaaccag GATATGGAGGATATGCTAATGGAGGAGTAGCTAGGCAACCTAACACAG GCTCTTTTCTCCAAAATATGGGTTATCCCAACGGAGGAACCAAAGGACCTAAACCAG GATATGGTGCTAAAGCTGGACCCTCAAATGGACAAGGAGCCAAGCCTG GTTACGGTGTTCCTGGACATATGTCAAAAAGACCTTATAAAGCAGCTAATTCAG GATATATGCCTGTAACCGTTGGGAAACAGGGTGTTCCTGGTGGAAAAGGACCTAAAGGGGAGATTTTAAGCCCTGAAACACCAAGTCATCTCCCACTAACATCTAACACCAAGGGTGTTTTACCAGCTGAGCGTGTGCCAAATACAGGATTGCTTCCACAACAAACTAAAGACCTTCCACCAGTCCTGCAACAAACAAAAGGACAAAATCTTAATGCACCACTTCAACAGGGCAAAGACCCCAACTCTATGGGACCTCAGTTTGCTCCAAAGCCATTTATGCAAGGTTCAGGATTTTATAAACCTAGTAAAGCTTATAAACTGCCCACACCTGTAATTCCACAAAACAAAGCTTCAAAACCTGCTGCACCAGCAATCCCTCAAGCAATCCCTGCACAAGACTCAGCTCCCATTCCTCAGACAAATTCTCCTCAAACATCACAGACAGCTACACTAGAGCAGGGACAAGTGCTGTCACAGGAGCAAACCGTCAAT AACGCAGCTGTTCCTCAAATAACTTCAGAGATGCAACAAACCAAGATTCAGTCAAACCCAGCTTTGCCTCAAATGAAGAATCCATCAAAAACAAATCCTG aactCACTGGTCTAGGACAACCTAATGGACAGGTGCAGGGAGCTATACCTTCAAAGCCTg attgtgGACCTGGTGGACGACCTAATGGACAATGGGTCAAACTTCCAAGTCCTG GGTCTGGGTATCCCAACGGAAAAGGAGAAGTGTCATCACAACCAG GAATTGGTGGTTATCCAGCTCATGGCATTAACAATGGGTACAAAGCAG GTTATGAAGGATATGGAAACAAATTCAATAAGCCAG CTGGACCACACGGTGGGCAGCCAATAGGATTCGGATCTAAGGGAAAATCTCCGGCAAAATATG CTCAAAATTTTTCAGGAATCGGTGGACTTCCATTTGGTTCCCATAGTGGATATCAAACCAACCCCTCTGGACAATATG GTAATGAAGGACAGCGCTATGGAGCTAAACCCTATAATCCTCAAGCACTGGGAAAACACG GATATGGTAGTTTACCGTACAACTCTCAACCTCTTCTACCAGAGTCTGTTGCCAAATCATCTGGTAAATATG ACTTTGGAGGGTTACCCTACAATGGTCAGCCACTTGGATATGGTTCTGACAAGTCGTCTGGAAAATAtg GACAAAAGGGTCTTCATTATGGTGGTCAGCCATTTGATCTCAGGCCTGATGCAATGTCTGGGAAATATG GTTCTCCAGAATCCTTGTATAATCCAGAATCGC tcaGTCTCAGTGGCGATGCTAAATCTGCTAAATATG GTAATCCAGCAGTGTCATATGAGCTCCTTGGCCCTGTGACTGATGGTCAATCTGTTGAAG aaaacagaagcCTGGAGGCTTTGCACCAAGGTCCTGAGATTGATGGACACAAATCCATTGACCAGTTTG gagATGGAGAGGTTCCACCCCATCCTGATACTCCAGGAGTTGAAGAGGCGAATGCACAATCCATAAACAAATACG GAACGGGTGATTATACTGATGGAAGAGTACAAGCTgaag TTGTCTCTTTCCCTGGTGTTCCCACTGTGGGCCCCGCTCCTCACATCCCTGCTGTCACCTCATTTGACACCACACTGGATGGTTCCTCCCTGGCCCCTGTCTCTGATGTGTCTGCTGTTTCTGAGGTGCCCTTCTCACCCACATTCCCTCACCCTGAGCTGCCCACTCTAAAGCAGCAGCCAGCCCCACCACAACAGATTCACCTCCAGCAGCACCTCAAGTTCCACTTCCACCCACAGGGCAACTCCCAGACAG GAAAGGAAGGCAAATACAAATTGAATGGTTTCTTTGGAAATAAATACCAAG GATAA
- the cmn gene encoding calymmin isoform X8, which yields MFRWMLLRMMLLLWMTNVTLQGGTDYGLGPNSNSANMKGNGYPVNKGIGSYGGAQNKPGYGGRPPYGGTGIGMINQHALKQRGGYGNGNGYRAPSYGGYSNLMGAHPQKGVGLAADKGQGTKSGGYGIAAGYTNGGATKAQQGYGGYANGAKQPNTGSSLQNMGYHNAGTKGPKPGYGAKAGTSHGQGTKPNGYGGYANGGAAKQPNTGSSLQNMGYPSGGPKGPKTAYGAKAGYSNGQGAIPNGSSLQNMGYPNGGTQGPKPGSSSKGYGAKAGPSKVQEAKPNGSSLQNMGYPNGGTKGPKPGYGAKAGPSSVQGAKPNGYGGYANGGAVKQPNTGSYLQNMGYPNGGTKGPKPGYGGYANGGGARQPNTGSSQNMGYPNGGTKGPKPGYGGYANGGVARQPNTGSFLQNMGYPNGGTKGPKPGYGAKAGPSNGQGAKPGYGVPGHMSKRPYKAANSGYMPVTVGKQGVPGGKGPKGEILSPETPSHLPLTSNTKGVLPAERVPNTGLLPQQTKDLPPVLQQTKGQNLNAPLQQGKDPNSMGPQFAPKPFMQGSGFYKPSKAYKLPTPVIPQNKASKPAAPAIPQAIPAQDSAPIPQTNSPQTSQTATLEQGQVLSQEQTVNPVILQPQVPLMPNAAVPQITSEMQQTKIQSNPALPQMKNPSKTNPELTGLGQPNGQVQGAIPSKPDCGPGGRPNGQWVKLPSPGSGYPNGKGEVSSQPGIGGYPAHGINNGYKAGYEGYGNKFNKPAGPHGGQPIGFGSKGKSPAKYAQNFSGIGGLPFGSHSGYQTNPSGQYGNEGQRYGAKPYNPQALGKHGYGSLPYNSQPLLPESVAKSSGKYDFGGLPYNGQPLGYGSDKSSGKYGQKGLHYGGQPFDLRPDAMSGKYGSPESLYNPESLSLSGDAKSAKYGNPAVSYELLGPVTDGQSVEENRSLEALHQGPEIDGHKSIDQFGDGEVPPHPDTPGVEEANAQSINKYGTGDYTDGRVQAEVVSFPGVPTVGPAPHIPAVTSFDTTLDGSSLAPVSDVSAVSEVPFSPTFPHPELPTLKQQPAPPQQIHLQQHLKFHFHPQGNSQTGKEGKYKLNGFFGNKYQG from the exons ATGTTTAGATGGATGCTTCTAAGAATGATGTTATTGCTCTGGATGACAAACGTAACACTTCAGGGCGGCACAG attatggTTTGGGTCCAAATAGCAACTCAGCAAATATGAAAGGAAACG gttaTCCTGTTAACAAAGGTATAG GTTCATATGGGGGTGCACAAAATAAGCCTGGATACGGAGGTCGTCCCCCGTATG GTGGAACAGGCATTGGAATGATTAACCAACATGCATTGAAGCAGAGGGGAG GTTATGGAAATGGTAATGGCTACAGAGCTCCATCTTATGGGG GCTACAGCAATTTAATGGGTGCTCATCCCCAGAAAGGAGTTGGTCTAG CAGCAGACAAGGGACAAGGGACAAAATCTGGAG GATATGGCATCGCTGCAGGATATACCAATGGTGGGGCGACCAAGGCACAACAAG GATATGGAGGATATGCTAATGGAGCTAAGCAACCTAATACAG GCTCTTCTCTTCAAAATATGGGGTATCACAATGCTGGAACCAAGGGACCTAAACCAG GATATGGTGCTAAAGCTGGAACTTCACATGGACAAGGAACCAAGCCTAATG GATATGGAGGATATGCCAATGGAGGTGCAGCTAAGCAACCTAATACAG GCTCTTCTCTTCAAAATATGGGTTATCCCAGTGGTGGACCCAAGGGTCCTAAGACAG CATATGGTGCTAAAGCTGGATACTCAAATGGACAAGGAGCCATTCCTAATG gCTCTTCTCTTCAAAATATGGGGTATCCCAATGGGGGAACGCAAGGACCTAAACCAG GCTCTTCTTCAAAAGGATATGGTGCTAAAGCTGGACCCTCAAAAGTACAAGAGGCCAAGCCTAATG GCTCTTCTCTTCAAAATATGGGGTATCCCAATGGTGGAACCAAGGGCCCTAAACCAG GATATGGTGCTAAAGCTGGACCCTCAAGTGTACAAGGAGCCAAGCCTAATG GATATGGAGGTTATGCTAACGGAGGTGCTGTTAAACAACCTAATACAG GCTCTTACCTTCAAAATATGGGGTATCCCAATGGGGGAACCAAAGGACCCAAACCAG GATATGGAGGATATGCTAACGGAGGAGGAGCTAGGCAACCTAACACAG GATCTTCTCAAAATATGGGGTATCCCAATGGCGGAACCAAGGGACCTaaaccag GATATGGAGGATATGCTAATGGAGGAGTAGCTAGGCAACCTAACACAG GCTCTTTTCTCCAAAATATGGGTTATCCCAACGGAGGAACCAAAGGACCTAAACCAG GATATGGTGCTAAAGCTGGACCCTCAAATGGACAAGGAGCCAAGCCTG GTTACGGTGTTCCTGGACATATGTCAAAAAGACCTTATAAAGCAGCTAATTCAG GATATATGCCTGTAACCGTTGGGAAACAGGGTGTTCCTGGTGGAAAAGGACCTAAAGGGGAGATTTTAAGCCCTGAAACACCAAGTCATCTCCCACTAACATCTAACACCAAGGGTGTTTTACCAGCTGAGCGTGTGCCAAATACAGGATTGCTTCCACAACAAACTAAAGACCTTCCACCAGTCCTGCAACAAACAAAAGGACAAAATCTTAATGCACCACTTCAACAGGGCAAAGACCCCAACTCTATGGGACCTCAGTTTGCTCCAAAGCCATTTATGCAAGGTTCAGGATTTTATAAACCTAGTAAAGCTTATAAACTGCCCACACCTGTAATTCCACAAAACAAAGCTTCAAAACCTGCTGCACCAGCAATCCCTCAAGCAATCCCTGCACAAGACTCAGCTCCCATTCCTCAGACAAATTCTCCTCAAACATCACAGACAGCTACACTAGAGCAGGGACAAGTGCTGTCACAGGAGCAAACCGTCAATCCAGTGATACTACAGCCACAGGTGCCTCTGATGCCAAACGCAGCTGTTCCTCAAATAACTTCAGAGATGCAACAAACCAAGATTCAGTCAAACCCAGCTTTGCCTCAAATGAAGAATCCATCAAAAACAAATCCTG aactCACTGGTCTAGGACAACCTAATGGACAGGTGCAGGGAGCTATACCTTCAAAGCCTg attgtgGACCTGGTGGACGACCTAATGGACAATGGGTCAAACTTCCAAGTCCTG GGTCTGGGTATCCCAACGGAAAAGGAGAAGTGTCATCACAACCAG GAATTGGTGGTTATCCAGCTCATGGCATTAACAATGGGTACAAAGCAG GTTATGAAGGATATGGAAACAAATTCAATAAGCCAG CTGGACCACACGGTGGGCAGCCAATAGGATTCGGATCTAAGGGAAAATCTCCGGCAAAATATG CTCAAAATTTTTCAGGAATCGGTGGACTTCCATTTGGTTCCCATAGTGGATATCAAACCAACCCCTCTGGACAATATG GTAATGAAGGACAGCGCTATGGAGCTAAACCCTATAATCCTCAAGCACTGGGAAAACACG GATATGGTAGTTTACCGTACAACTCTCAACCTCTTCTACCAGAGTCTGTTGCCAAATCATCTGGTAAATATG ACTTTGGAGGGTTACCCTACAATGGTCAGCCACTTGGATATGGTTCTGACAAGTCGTCTGGAAAATAtg GACAAAAGGGTCTTCATTATGGTGGTCAGCCATTTGATCTCAGGCCTGATGCAATGTCTGGGAAATATG GTTCTCCAGAATCCTTGTATAATCCAGAATCGC tcaGTCTCAGTGGCGATGCTAAATCTGCTAAATATG GTAATCCAGCAGTGTCATATGAGCTCCTTGGCCCTGTGACTGATGGTCAATCTGTTGAAG aaaacagaagcCTGGAGGCTTTGCACCAAGGTCCTGAGATTGATGGACACAAATCCATTGACCAGTTTG gagATGGAGAGGTTCCACCCCATCCTGATACTCCAGGAGTTGAAGAGGCGAATGCACAATCCATAAACAAATACG GAACGGGTGATTATACTGATGGAAGAGTACAAGCTgaag TTGTCTCTTTCCCTGGTGTTCCCACTGTGGGCCCCGCTCCTCACATCCCTGCTGTCACCTCATTTGACACCACACTGGATGGTTCCTCCCTGGCCCCTGTCTCTGATGTGTCTGCTGTTTCTGAGGTGCCCTTCTCACCCACATTCCCTCACCCTGAGCTGCCCACTCTAAAGCAGCAGCCAGCCCCACCACAACAGATTCACCTCCAGCAGCACCTCAAGTTCCACTTCCACCCACAGGGCAACTCCCAGACAG GAAAGGAAGGCAAATACAAATTGAATGGTTTCTTTGGAAATAAATACCAAG GATAA